The Nocardia arthritidis genome has a window encoding:
- the zomB gene encoding flagellar motor control protein ZomB — translation MTISPEIVAVNELSGVSKRSRITFVSGIVITAALFAIGGWARRWIADDGLTVLRTVRNLLAGNGPVFNAGERVEVNTSTAWTYLIWFFGWLTGARLEYVALGVALTLSVTAIVFAMLGAARLWGVGGAQLLLPAGALVYIAVPPARDYATSGLESGLVICWLAVLWWLLIRWSRTEKAGTAGVFGLSFVAGLAPLIRPELTVVGALALLMICCAPPTGIRLRAWPFRALIVVVAGLAPVAYQIWRMGYYGLPYPNTAVAKDAAGAKWRQGFGYLWNLVGPYWLWVPLVVLGVAAIVAVRSAGFDRKPARVGGWLRTPAAVVALMVGSGVLLTGYEIRVGGDFMHGRTLLPPLFCLLLPVMMLPLKPSAAQADSRRTRLIMSAALVATAGWALFAADTTAIETGSRISSAGIADERLYYIQNTGRAHPIRAEDYLDYPRMRAMVRDIAASPNGGLLINSPTFTNWHIVPPPRPVPDGGAGHTVFYVNLGMIGMNMPLDVRVIDPVGLAYPLAAHTFRFPDARIGHDKNLDSDWAVVDAGMVDRHPWMPWFLDEGWVTRIRTAMTCPQTRDLLDATRAPLTPDRFRRNIQKSLEYARYRIDRVPENEIERCRVPGHN, via the coding sequence CTGACAATCTCGCCCGAAATTGTTGCGGTAAACGAACTTTCGGGTGTATCGAAGAGATCGCGCATAACCTTCGTCAGCGGAATCGTAATCACCGCGGCCCTTTTCGCGATCGGCGGCTGGGCACGGCGCTGGATCGCCGATGACGGTCTGACCGTGCTACGGACGGTGCGAAACCTGTTGGCGGGCAATGGGCCGGTCTTCAATGCCGGTGAGCGCGTCGAGGTCAACACCAGCACGGCCTGGACCTACCTCATCTGGTTCTTCGGCTGGCTGACCGGGGCGCGACTGGAGTACGTCGCGCTCGGCGTCGCGCTGACGCTGTCGGTGACGGCCATTGTCTTCGCGATGCTGGGCGCGGCCCGGTTGTGGGGTGTCGGCGGGGCCCAATTGCTGTTGCCCGCAGGCGCTCTCGTCTATATCGCGGTGCCGCCGGCCCGCGACTACGCCACATCGGGGCTGGAATCCGGCCTGGTCATCTGCTGGCTTGCGGTGCTGTGGTGGTTGCTGATCCGCTGGAGTAGGACCGAAAAGGCGGGCACGGCAGGTGTTTTCGGTTTGTCCTTCGTCGCGGGTCTGGCGCCGCTGATCCGGCCGGAGCTGACAGTGGTCGGCGCGCTCGCGCTGCTCATGATCTGTTGCGCGCCGCCCACGGGGATCCGGTTGCGGGCGTGGCCGTTCCGAGCGTTGATCGTTGTGGTGGCGGGCCTGGCGCCGGTCGCGTATCAGATCTGGCGCATGGGCTACTACGGTCTGCCGTATCCGAATACGGCCGTCGCCAAGGATGCGGCCGGTGCGAAATGGCGGCAGGGGTTCGGCTACCTGTGGAATCTGGTCGGGCCGTACTGGCTTTGGGTTCCGCTCGTCGTACTGGGTGTCGCGGCGATCGTCGCGGTGCGGTCCGCCGGATTCGATCGGAAACCGGCTCGGGTCGGCGGGTGGCTCCGGACTCCGGCCGCGGTGGTCGCCCTCATGGTCGGTAGCGGTGTTCTGTTGACCGGCTACGAGATTCGCGTCGGCGGAGATTTCATGCACGGCCGAACGCTGCTGCCGCCGCTGTTCTGCCTGCTGCTGCCCGTCATGATGCTGCCGCTGAAACCTTCTGCCGCCCAGGCGGATTCGCGTCGAACCCGGCTGATAATGTCGGCGGCCCTGGTCGCGACCGCCGGGTGGGCGCTGTTCGCGGCCGATACGACCGCGATCGAGACCGGCAGCAGGATCAGTTCCGCCGGTATAGCGGACGAGCGACTCTATTACATCCAGAACACCGGCCGCGCGCACCCGATTCGCGCCGAGGATTACCTCGACTATCCGCGGATGCGCGCCATGGTCCGCGATATCGCCGCGAGCCCGAACGGCGGCCTGCTGATCAACTCGCCGACCTTCACGAACTGGCATATCGTCCCGCCACCGCGGCCGGTCCCGGACGGTGGCGCCGGACACACCGTGTTCTACGTGAACCTCGGCATGATCGGGATGAATATGCCGCTCGACGTTCGCGTCATCGATCCGGTGGGTCTGGCGTATCCGCTTGCCGCACATACGTTTCGATTCCCGGATGCCCGCATCGGCCACGACAAGAATCTGGATTCGGACTGGGCGGTCGTCGATGCGGGCATGGTGGACCGGCATCCGTGGATGCCGTGGTTCCTGGACGAGGGCTGGGTGACTCGGATCCGAACCGCCATGACCTGCCCGCAAACCCGCGACCTGCTGGACGCGACCCGCGCCCCGCTGACCCCGGACCGATTCCGGCGCAACATCCAGAAGTCGCTGGAATACGCCAGGTACCGCATCGATCGCGTGCCGGAGAACGAGATCGAGCGCTGCCG
- a CDS encoding PPOX class F420-dependent oxidoreductase, with protein sequence MTTTTAVLSDELKKYLDENNVFATAATIGPDGHPHLTVIWLERDGDELVYSTTVTRQQAKNIARDPRVTVMIAPPDNPYAYAEIRGTVTITPDPEKTLPNKLSLKYTGKPYLEFNPASVDDSDRIIVRVTPRKVTGRL encoded by the coding sequence ATGACCACCACCACAGCCGTGCTATCCGATGAGCTGAAGAAGTATCTGGACGAGAACAACGTGTTCGCGACCGCCGCGACCATCGGGCCGGACGGGCACCCGCATCTCACCGTCATCTGGCTGGAACGCGACGGCGACGAGCTGGTGTACTCCACCACCGTCACGCGTCAGCAGGCCAAGAACATCGCGCGCGACCCGCGGGTCACGGTGATGATCGCCCCGCCGGACAACCCCTACGCCTATGCCGAGATCCGGGGCACGGTCACCATCACCCCGGACCCGGAGAAGACACTGCCGAACAAGCTTTCGCTGAAGTACACCGGCAAGCCGTACCTCGAATTCAATCCGGCCTCGGTGGACGATTCCGACCGGATCATCGTGCGCGTCACCCCACGCAAGGTCACCGGTCGGCTCTAG
- a CDS encoding WXG100 family type VII secretion target yields the protein MAGTGGEREVFVVPDEVLAYGRKVFGIAETLRTALDSAAGAVGEMLSDGWTGDAANEFATGWRETREGGEHMVHALRSIAEKLGVSADNYRGDDHGNAMPFTELRL from the coding sequence ATGGCTGGCACAGGGGGTGAACGCGAGGTCTTCGTCGTTCCGGACGAGGTGCTCGCGTACGGCCGCAAGGTATTCGGCATCGCCGAAACATTGCGTACCGCACTGGATTCGGCGGCGGGCGCGGTGGGCGAGATGCTGTCGGACGGCTGGACCGGTGACGCGGCAAACGAATTCGCCACCGGTTGGCGCGAAACTCGCGAGGGCGGCGAGCATATGGTGCACGCGTTGCGGAGCATCGCCGAGAAGTTGGGTGTGAGCGCCGACAACTATCGCGGCGATGACCACGGCAACGCGATGCCGTTCACAGAGTTGCGGCTATGA
- a CDS encoding MFS transporter, with product MKQRAFGLAILVLSGLQLMVVLDGSVVILALPRLQAEMGLSSSGSAWMVTAYGLTFAGLLLLGGRLGDAFGRKRMLILGVTLFTFASLACGLAQNEAMLIGARAVQGTGAAIAAPTAMALVVSTFAPGPARNQAIAIFGSMAGIGSVGGLVIGGALTEVDWRWIFWINVPIGALIILGAIFKLRDTAHHRVSLDVTGAVLGTLACAAIVFGATEGPELGWRSPVIIGSLVGGLVLLIVFVIAERYVDSPLLPWSLFDNRDRVATFIALFLGSGVLGAMTYFVALFLQNVIGYTPMVAGLACLPFTIGAGIGTGVATKAALWIQPRWILASAAAIITGGLLFGSTLDGSVRYPTLLVLLVAIGFGIGFVIVIGPLCLLVGVPVSEVGPLSAVGQMLLNLGTPLAIGILTPVAASRTLSLGGHTDRKVSELDPTELAALGDGYTLVLLFCAMAAIILGFIVLTLRYTPDQLAEAHHAQEEAQQG from the coding sequence ATGAAGCAGCGGGCCTTCGGGCTCGCCATTCTGGTGTTGAGCGGGCTGCAGCTGATGGTGGTGCTCGACGGCAGCGTCGTCATCCTGGCGCTGCCCCGACTACAGGCGGAAATGGGTCTGTCCAGCTCCGGAAGCGCCTGGATGGTCACCGCGTACGGTCTGACCTTCGCCGGGTTGCTGCTGCTCGGCGGCAGGCTCGGGGATGCGTTCGGCCGCAAGCGAATGCTGATCCTCGGCGTCACCCTCTTCACCTTCGCCTCGCTGGCTTGCGGTTTGGCGCAGAACGAGGCGATGCTCATCGGCGCGCGTGCGGTGCAGGGCACCGGCGCCGCAATCGCCGCGCCGACCGCGATGGCGTTGGTGGTCAGCACATTCGCGCCGGGGCCCGCGCGCAACCAGGCCATCGCGATCTTCGGTTCGATGGCGGGTATCGGATCGGTGGGCGGGCTGGTGATCGGCGGTGCGCTCACCGAGGTGGACTGGCGCTGGATCTTCTGGATCAATGTGCCGATCGGCGCGCTGATCATCCTCGGCGCGATCTTCAAACTCAGGGATACGGCCCACCATCGGGTTTCGCTCGACGTGACCGGTGCGGTGCTCGGCACCCTCGCCTGCGCGGCGATCGTCTTCGGCGCCACCGAGGGACCGGAACTGGGCTGGCGCAGCCCCGTCATCATCGGTTCGCTGGTCGGCGGGTTGGTGCTGTTGATCGTCTTCGTGATCGCCGAGCGGTACGTCGACAGTCCACTGCTGCCGTGGTCGCTGTTCGACAACCGGGACCGGGTCGCGACCTTCATCGCGCTGTTCCTCGGATCCGGGGTGCTCGGTGCGATGACCTACTTCGTCGCGCTGTTCCTGCAGAACGTCATCGGGTACACCCCGATGGTGGCGGGTCTGGCCTGTCTGCCGTTCACCATCGGCGCCGGGATCGGCACCGGCGTCGCGACCAAGGCGGCGCTGTGGATTCAACCGCGCTGGATTCTGGCGTCGGCCGCCGCGATCATCACCGGCGGCTTGCTGTTCGGTTCGACGCTGGACGGCAGCGTGCGGTATCCGACCCTGCTGGTGCTGTTGGTCGCCATCGGATTCGGCATCGGTTTCGTCATCGTGATCGGGCCGCTGTGCCTGCTCGTCGGGGTGCCGGTCTCGGAGGTCGGCCCGCTCTCGGCGGTGGGGCAGATGCTGTTGAATCTGGGTACCCCGCTGGCCATCGGCATCCTCACGCCTGTCGCCGCATCGCGCACGCTCTCACTCGGCGGCCATACGGACCGCAAGGTGAGCGAACTGGACCCCACCGAACTCGCCGCACTCGGCGACGGCTACACCCTGGTCCTGCTGTTCTGCGCGATGGCGGCGATCATCCTCGGCTTCATCGTGCTCACCCTGCGCTACACCCCCGACCAACTGGCCGAGGCGCATCACGCCCAGGAGGAGGCCCAGCAGGGCTGA
- the cobA gene encoding uroporphyrinogen-III C-methyltransferase, with amino-acid sequence MQNTSDPTTGDPNYLVGLDLNGRRVVVVGGGTVAQRRLGLLIASGADVEVISREATPAVEGMATSGQLTLTLRAYADGDLDGAWYAIACTDEPDTNAAVVAEATRRRIFCVRADTARLGTAVTPATARYDGMTLGVLAGGQHRRSAAVRNALLEALQSGVVSDDSTPVAPGVALVGGGPGDPDLITVRGRRLLARANLVVADRLAPPELLAELGPDVEVIDAAKIPYGRAMAQEAINTALVEGAKAGKFVVRLKGGDPYVFGRGYEEVEACVAAGVPVTVVPGITSPIAVPAAAGIPVTHRGVTHEFVVVSGHVAPDHPDSLVDWPALARLRGTLVLMMAVERIEQFAAALLDGGRPADTPATVIQEGTLRTQRVLRADLATVAARVRTEGIRPPAIVVIGPTAGFSADPTER; translated from the coding sequence GTGCAGAACACGTCAGATCCCACCACCGGCGACCCCAACTACCTGGTCGGGCTCGATCTCAACGGGCGTCGCGTCGTCGTGGTCGGCGGCGGCACCGTCGCCCAGCGCAGGCTCGGCCTGCTGATCGCATCGGGCGCGGACGTCGAGGTGATCAGCCGCGAGGCGACGCCCGCGGTCGAGGGGATGGCCACCTCCGGTCAACTGACGCTGACGCTGCGCGCCTACGCCGACGGCGACCTCGACGGCGCCTGGTACGCGATCGCCTGCACCGACGAGCCGGACACCAACGCGGCCGTCGTCGCCGAGGCCACCCGCCGCCGCATCTTCTGCGTGCGCGCCGATACCGCCCGGCTCGGCACCGCCGTCACCCCGGCGACGGCCCGGTACGACGGCATGACCCTCGGCGTGCTGGCCGGCGGCCAGCATCGCAGGTCCGCCGCGGTGCGCAACGCGCTGCTGGAGGCGCTGCAATCCGGTGTGGTGAGCGATGATTCGACACCGGTCGCCCCCGGCGTCGCGCTGGTCGGCGGCGGCCCCGGCGATCCGGACCTGATCACCGTGCGCGGCCGCAGACTGCTGGCCAGGGCGAATCTCGTTGTGGCAGACCGGCTCGCGCCGCCGGAACTGCTCGCCGAACTGGGCCCCGACGTCGAGGTGATCGATGCGGCGAAGATCCCCTACGGCCGGGCCATGGCGCAGGAGGCGATCAACACCGCGCTCGTCGAGGGCGCGAAGGCGGGCAAATTCGTGGTGCGGCTCAAGGGCGGCGACCCGTACGTCTTCGGGCGCGGCTACGAGGAGGTCGAGGCGTGCGTCGCGGCCGGTGTCCCGGTGACGGTGGTGCCCGGCATCACCAGCCCCATCGCGGTACCCGCGGCGGCGGGCATCCCGGTGACCCATCGCGGCGTGACCCACGAATTCGTGGTGGTGAGTGGGCATGTCGCGCCGGATCATCCGGATTCGCTCGTCGATTGGCCCGCGTTGGCCCGGCTGCGCGGCACGCTGGTGCTGATGATGGCGGTGGAGCGGATCGAACAGTTCGCCGCCGCGCTGCTCGACGGCGGGCGGCCCGCCGACACGCCGGCCACCGTCATCCAGGAGGGCACGCTGCGCACCCAGCGGGTGTTGCGCGCGGACCTGGCGACCGTCGCCGCGCGGGTGCGCACCGAGGGCATCCGCCCGCCCGCCATCGTGGTGATCGGTCCGACGGCGGGCTTCTCCGCCGATCCGACCGAGCGGTAA
- a CDS encoding DoxX family protein — MAQAVAEEIREDMREMPEIATRTWHPVTRVLFRFVFVYLGIGLAAGWLAIALLKALHVPLRTVADVQDWWQLPALTNWFGSALFGIEKINYVGTGSGDTQVFWVSAFTWLVVAAVVAAVWSVLDRRRPAYPRLHEWFRLILRFALGLALVLYGTVKVMPSQMVFELQRLVEPFGDMSPMGALWSQTAASEPYEIALGVAELAAAALLFLPWTVTAGALLSFVATLQIFLLNLSFDVPVKLYSGQLVLLSLVLVAPQIGRITRVLLGRAVPAEPATPLFTGRLGKRIFAVGYTVLALFLIGDQVYQSWDAWHHYGSAQARSPLYGIWNVTEFTTAGQEMPALVDDNSPPHEYGDASLGPQRLRRIIFDAADGVTVQRMDESLVWFPATVDPDKQTVVFTGDVTGIFKIGTFRYERPEDGKLVLDGQISGRPVRMTLDQVDLNRYPLVARGFHWVQDVPYRR, encoded by the coding sequence GTGGCGCAGGCCGTGGCCGAGGAGATTCGGGAAGACATGCGGGAGATGCCGGAAATCGCAACGCGGACTTGGCATCCGGTGACGCGGGTGCTGTTCCGGTTCGTATTCGTCTACCTCGGAATCGGTTTGGCCGCGGGATGGTTGGCGATCGCCCTGCTGAAGGCGTTGCACGTACCGCTGCGCACGGTGGCCGACGTGCAGGACTGGTGGCAGTTGCCCGCGCTGACGAACTGGTTCGGCAGCGCGCTGTTCGGCATCGAGAAGATCAACTATGTGGGTACGGGCAGCGGTGACACCCAAGTGTTCTGGGTCTCCGCGTTCACCTGGCTGGTGGTCGCGGCGGTCGTCGCCGCGGTGTGGTCGGTGCTGGACCGGCGCCGGCCCGCCTACCCGCGACTACACGAATGGTTCCGGCTGATACTGCGTTTCGCGCTCGGGCTGGCGCTGGTGCTGTACGGCACGGTGAAGGTGATGCCGTCGCAGATGGTGTTCGAGTTGCAGCGGCTCGTCGAGCCGTTCGGCGATATGAGCCCGATGGGCGCGCTGTGGTCGCAGACCGCCGCCTCGGAACCCTACGAGATCGCTTTGGGCGTAGCGGAATTGGCGGCGGCGGCGCTGCTGTTCCTGCCGTGGACGGTCACCGCGGGCGCGCTGCTCTCCTTCGTCGCGACGCTGCAGATCTTCCTGCTGAACCTGAGCTTCGACGTGCCGGTGAAGCTCTACTCGGGTCAGCTGGTGCTGCTCTCGCTGGTGCTGGTCGCACCCCAAATCGGCCGTATCACAAGGGTTTTGCTCGGCCGCGCGGTGCCCGCGGAGCCGGCGACGCCGCTGTTCACCGGCCGCCTCGGCAAGCGGATCTTCGCGGTGGGTTATACGGTGCTCGCCCTGTTCCTGATCGGTGATCAGGTCTATCAGAGCTGGGATGCCTGGCATCACTACGGCAGCGCCCAGGCGCGGTCGCCGCTGTACGGCATCTGGAATGTCACCGAATTCACCACGGCGGGCCAGGAGATGCCCGCGCTGGTGGACGACAACTCGCCGCCGCACGAGTACGGCGATGCCAGCCTCGGCCCGCAGCGCCTGCGCCGCATCATCTTCGACGCGGCCGACGGGGTGACGGTGCAGCGGATGGACGAATCCCTGGTCTGGTTCCCCGCAACCGTCGACCCCGATAAGCAAACCGTGGTCTTCACCGGTGACGTCACCGGCATCTTCAAGATCGGCACCTTCCGGTACGAGCGGCCCGAGGACGGCAAACTGGTGCTGGACGGGCAGATCTCCGGCCGCCCGGTGCGCATGACGCTCGACCAGGTGGACCTGAACCGCTACCCCCTGGTAGCGCGCGGATTCCACTGGGTTCAGGACGTGCCGTACCGGCGCTGA
- a CDS encoding nucleoside deaminase → MLDIAYEEALLGLAEGGIPIGAALFAADGTLLGRGHNRRVQSGDPSVHAETDAFRAAGRRRDYRSTIMVTTLSPCWYCSGLVRQFGIGAVLVGEAETFYGGHDWLAEHGVRVTVLNDRRCIDLMSKFIADQPALWFEDIGVSD, encoded by the coding sequence CTGCTGGATATCGCCTACGAGGAGGCCCTGCTCGGGCTCGCCGAGGGCGGCATACCGATCGGCGCGGCGCTGTTCGCCGCCGACGGGACGCTGCTCGGGCGCGGCCACAATCGCCGGGTGCAGTCCGGCGATCCCAGCGTGCACGCCGAAACCGATGCCTTCCGCGCCGCGGGCCGCCGCCGCGACTACCGCTCGACCATCATGGTCACCACGCTCTCGCCGTGCTGGTACTGCAGTGGTCTGGTGCGTCAGTTCGGGATCGGCGCCGTCCTCGTCGGCGAGGCGGAAACCTTCTACGGCGGTCACGATTGGCTCGCCGAACACGGCGTGCGGGTCACCGTGTTGAACGACCGGCGCTGTATCGATCTGATGAGCAAGTTCATCGCCGACCAACCGGCGCTGTGGTTCGAGGATATCGGCGTCTCCGACTGA
- a CDS encoding isopenicillin N synthase family dioxygenase — MNAIASIDLDRWRAGGSGASAEADAVDAGLRQAGFLLVYGHGIAPELPAAVRAATRRFFALPDAVKQRYAVTVGGRGWIGPGKEANGYAEGTATPPDLKETFAVGADTATGDRGVDELWFLPNVWPAEVPELRDLLTAYTAAVRALSDELLALCAAALRLPDNPFRDLAARPTWTCNVNHYPPLTAVGAPEPGQFRIGPHTDFGTVTVLDREPGAGGLQIYTESGGWADAPYDPAALTVNIGDLLAYWSGHRWLSGRHRVLPPQAHAPDEDLVSLIYFYELDHDAVVTPLDPPLGRVRGLPPVISAQFLRTRLDAITIG, encoded by the coding sequence ATGAATGCGATAGCCTCGATCGACCTGGACCGCTGGCGCGCGGGCGGATCCGGCGCCAGCGCCGAGGCGGACGCCGTCGACGCCGGGCTGCGGCAGGCCGGATTCCTGCTGGTGTACGGGCACGGCATCGCACCGGAACTGCCCGCCGCCGTCCGCGCCGCCACCCGCCGATTCTTCGCGCTGCCGGACGCGGTGAAGCAGCGCTACGCGGTCACCGTCGGCGGGCGCGGCTGGATCGGCCCGGGCAAGGAGGCCAACGGCTACGCCGAGGGCACCGCGACGCCGCCGGATCTGAAGGAGACCTTCGCCGTGGGCGCCGATACCGCCACCGGCGACCGCGGTGTCGACGAGCTGTGGTTCCTGCCCAACGTCTGGCCCGCCGAGGTGCCCGAACTGCGCGACCTGCTCACCGCGTACACGGCGGCCGTTCGTGCGCTGTCGGATGAGCTGCTCGCGCTGTGTGCGGCCGCACTTCGCCTGCCCGACAACCCTTTTCGTGACCTGGCCGCCCGGCCGACCTGGACCTGCAACGTGAACCACTATCCGCCGCTCACGGCGGTCGGCGCGCCCGAGCCCGGCCAGTTCCGCATCGGCCCGCACACCGATTTCGGTACCGTCACCGTGCTGGATCGCGAGCCGGGCGCGGGCGGGTTGCAGATCTACACAGAGTCCGGCGGCTGGGCCGACGCGCCGTACGATCCGGCCGCGCTCACCGTGAACATCGGTGACCTGCTTGCCTATTGGAGCGGCCACCGCTGGCTGTCCGGACGGCACCGGGTGCTGCCGCCGCAGGCGCACGCACCCGACGAGGATCTGGTGTCGCTGATCTACTTCTACGAATTGGATCACGACGCGGTCGTCACCCCGCTGGATCCGCCGCTCGGCCGGGTGCGCGGGCTGCCGCCGGTGATATCCGCGCAGTTCCTGCGCACCAGACTGGACGCGATCACCATCGGCTGA
- a CDS encoding DoxX family protein: MFGIDVVAHEDSISGDQTYFWVLLLLILSVALVGTIGWTALDRRRGAYIRAHTWLLLFLRLCLAGQFLAYGLAKVIPTQMPPPPLARLVQPYGQFSPMAVLWNQIGVSQPYEILLGTAELTAGLLLFLPRTALVGAMLGLVCSTQVFVIDMTYDVSAKIISGHLVLLCLILLAPHARRLFDVLVLNRTPGPAPARPPLSSARGNRIAVLLQAALGIWLLTSGILLGLQRWDSGPGAPEPALYGIWDVTEFVVDGTPAPPLTTDENRWQRVIFDKQNATIQRMDSSGVPVLAAVDANRIDMVMFPQQPGAAPTPLAHFTFERPMPDLLRLDGELRGHRVTMSLRRIDPNSFPLRARGFHWRQEYPYFR, translated from the coding sequence GTGTTCGGCATAGACGTTGTCGCGCACGAGGATTCGATCAGCGGCGACCAGACCTACTTCTGGGTGCTGCTGTTGCTCATACTGAGCGTCGCACTGGTGGGCACGATCGGATGGACGGCGCTGGACCGGCGGCGCGGCGCGTATATCCGCGCGCATACGTGGCTGCTGCTGTTTCTGCGCCTCTGTCTGGCCGGTCAGTTCCTGGCGTATGGGCTGGCCAAGGTGATTCCGACGCAGATGCCGCCACCGCCGCTGGCCCGATTGGTCCAGCCGTACGGTCAGTTCAGCCCGATGGCCGTGCTGTGGAATCAGATCGGGGTCTCGCAGCCGTACGAAATCCTCTTGGGCACCGCCGAATTGACGGCCGGTCTGCTGCTTTTCCTGCCGAGGACCGCGCTGGTCGGCGCCATGCTCGGATTGGTGTGCAGCACCCAGGTTTTCGTCATCGATATGACATACGATGTGTCGGCGAAGATCATCTCCGGACACCTGGTGCTGCTCTGCCTGATTCTGCTCGCGCCGCACGCGCGCAGGCTGTTCGACGTACTGGTGTTGAATCGGACGCCAGGTCCGGCTCCCGCCCGCCCGCCGCTGTCGAGCGCGCGCGGCAACCGGATCGCGGTACTGCTGCAGGCGGCGCTGGGGATTTGGCTGCTCACCTCCGGCATCCTGCTGGGCTTGCAACGGTGGGACAGCGGTCCCGGCGCGCCGGAGCCCGCGCTGTACGGAATCTGGGACGTCACCGAATTCGTCGTCGACGGCACCCCGGCGCCGCCCCTGACGACGGATGAGAACCGTTGGCAGCGAGTCATTTTCGATAAGCAGAACGCGACGATCCAGCGGATGGATTCGAGCGGCGTTCCGGTGCTGGCCGCCGTCGATGCCAACCGCATAGATATGGTGATGTTCCCGCAGCAGCCGGGTGCGGCGCCTACGCCATTGGCGCACTTCACTTTCGAGCGCCCGATGCCCGATCTCCTGCGGCTCGACGGCGAGCTGCGGGGCCACCGGGTGACGATGAGCCTGCGGCGGATTGATCCGAACAGCTTTCCGCTGCGCGCACGCGGATTCCACTGGCGGCAGGAGTATCCCTACTTCCGGTGA
- a CDS encoding DoxX family protein, with the protein MSTVTEDIDATEASPEAVSRPTWNPLTRIAFRFTFAYFGLFCVLFAQILFAFAGIATQWLPMDLTIWQMKTLEPVTEWVGRTVFGADVVLRFNGSGDQAAIWVFVFDILVAAVIVTAVWTLLDRRRTEYARLHGWFLTFLRLCLGGQLLLYGFAKLIPIQMPYPPLTTLLSPYGEQHLTGVLWNQVGSVPVYQSLLGAAEVTAGLLLFLPRTATAGALLGMVSMAQVWILNMTFDVPVKILSFHMLLLSLVLLAPQARRLANILVLERPSEPATQPRLFSGRRANRIAAVVQVALGIWIAAGFAQAEWKNLYEGGLRTPKPALYGIWNVTDFSIDGHDVPPLVTDESRWRRLVFDIENFAAFQRMDDSFVPLRAAVDTEAHTVALSNLPRTSNVQPHKLADLTFDRPAPDRLTLHGDLNGHPVTIALRQFDLNSLPLKGPGFHWIHNAEE; encoded by the coding sequence GTGAGTACGGTCACGGAAGATATCGATGCGACGGAGGCTTCGCCGGAGGCGGTCTCGCGCCCGACCTGGAATCCCTTGACCCGGATCGCGTTCCGGTTCACCTTCGCCTATTTCGGCCTGTTCTGCGTGCTTTTCGCGCAGATTCTCTTCGCGTTCGCCGGAATCGCGACGCAGTGGCTGCCGATGGATCTGACCATCTGGCAGATGAAAACCCTCGAACCGGTCACCGAATGGGTCGGCCGCACGGTTTTCGGGGCCGACGTCGTGCTGCGCTTCAACGGCAGTGGTGATCAAGCCGCCATTTGGGTGTTCGTCTTCGACATCCTGGTCGCCGCCGTTATCGTCACGGCGGTGTGGACGCTGCTGGATCGGCGGCGCACCGAGTACGCCCGTTTGCACGGCTGGTTTCTGACCTTCCTGCGGTTGTGCCTCGGCGGCCAGCTGCTCCTGTACGGTTTCGCCAAACTGATCCCGATCCAGATGCCGTATCCGCCGTTGACCACGTTGCTGTCGCCGTATGGTGAGCAGCACCTGACGGGCGTGCTGTGGAATCAGGTCGGTTCCGTGCCGGTGTATCAAAGTCTGTTGGGCGCGGCCGAAGTGACCGCCGGACTGTTGCTCTTCCTGCCCCGTACCGCGACCGCGGGTGCGCTGCTCGGCATGGTGAGCATGGCGCAGGTGTGGATCCTGAACATGACCTTCGACGTTCCGGTCAAGATCCTGTCCTTTCACATGCTGCTGCTCTCGCTCGTGCTGTTGGCCCCGCAGGCCCGGCGATTGGCGAATATCCTTGTGCTGGAACGTCCGTCCGAGCCCGCGACGCAACCGCGACTGTTCTCGGGGCGGCGAGCGAACCGGATAGCCGCGGTGGTGCAGGTCGCACTCGGTATCTGGATCGCGGCCGGTTTCGCGCAGGCCGAGTGGAAGAACCTGTACGAAGGTGGCCTCCGGACGCCGAAACCGGCGCTGTACGGCATCTGGAACGTCACCGATTTCAGCATCGACGGTCATGACGTCCCGCCGCTGGTAACGGACGAGAGTCGTTGGCGGCGACTGGTTTTCGATATCGAGAACTTCGCCGCGTTCCAGCGCATGGATGATTCGTTCGTACCGTTGCGCGCCGCCGTCGATACCGAGGCGCACACCGTGGCGCTATCGAACCTACCCCGAACCTCGAACGTTCAGCCGCACAAGCTCGCGGACCTGACCTTCGACCGTCCGGCGCCGGACCGACTGACACTGCACGGTGACCTGAACGGCCATCCGGTCACGATTGCCCTCCGGCAGTTCGACCTGAATTCCCTCCCGCTGAAAGGCCCAGGTTTCCACTGGATCCACAACGCGGAGGAGTAG